CCGCACGCCGCCCGAGGACAAGGCGATCAAGCGGGTCGTGCTCTGTTCGGGCAAGGTCGGTTACGACCTGATGGAAGCCCGCGACGCCGCGGGGCTGACCGACACGACGGTGATCCGCATCGAGCAACTCTATCCCTTCCCGGGCGAGCCGCTCGCGATCCGGCTGAAGCGCATGCCGAACCTCGAAGAGGCGGTGTGGGCGCAGGAAGAGCCGCGCAACAATGGCAGCTGGTTCTTCGTCAACGAACTGATCGAGGACGCACTGACCGAGGCGGGGCACAAGGGCATGCGTCCGCGTTATGCCGGGCGCGCTGCCGCTGCGTCGCCCGCGACGGGCCTGATGAGCCGCCACCAGACCGAACAGTCGGCGCTCGTCGCCGATGCGCTCGGCCTTTCGGTTCGTGCCGAAATCCGCCGCGCCAAGAACAAAGCCTGAGCCAAGCTTAAGCCCTAAGGAACTGCATTCATGAGCACCGAAGTCAAAGTCCCCACGCTGGGCGAAAGTGTCACCGAAGCGACGATCGGCGAATGGCTGAAACAGCCGGGCGAGGCGGTCGCGGTCGACGAACCGATCGCCAGCCTTGAAACCGACAAGGTCGCGGTCGAAGTGCCGTCGCCGGTCGCCGGCGTGATGGGGCAGCAGGTCGCGGCGGTCGGCGATACCGTCAATGTCGGCGCAGTGATCGCGACGATCGAGGCGGGCGCGGGCAAGGCCGCGGCGCCTGCCGCCGCACCCGCCGCCGCGAAGGCAGAGGCGGCGGCGCCCGCCCCGGCAGCCACGGCGGCCCCGGCCGAGGATGGCGTCGACACCGTCACGACGATGTCGCCCGCGGTGCGCCGCCTCGTGCTGGAGCATGGCGTCGACCCGACGAAGATCAAGGGCAGCGGCAAGGACGGCCGCCTGACCAAGGAAGATGTGCTCGCCGCCGCCAATGCGGCCCCCGAAGCTGCACCGGCCCCCGCTGCGACGGTCGCCGCCGCTCCCGCAGCCAGCGGCGCGCCGGGTCGCCGCGAGGAGCGCGTGAAGATGACGCGCATGCGCCAGACGATCGCCAAGCGGCTGAAGTCGGCGCAGGACACCGCCGCGATGCTGACGACGTTCAACGACGTCGACATGTCGGCGGTGATCGCGACGCGCGACAAATATCGCGAAAGCTTCGAGAAGAAGCATGGCGTCCGGCTTGGCTTCATGAGCTTCTTCACCAAGGCGGTCGCGCTTGCGGCGCACGATATTCCTGCAGTCAACGCACGCATCGACGGCGACGAGATCGTCTATCACGACTATCTCGATGTCTCGGTCGCGGTCAGTGCGCCCAACGGGCTCGTCGTGCCGGTCGTCCGCAATGCCGACAGCCTGTCGTTCGCCGACATCGAAAAGGCGATCGCCGACCTCGGCAAGCGCGCCAAGGAAGGCACGTTGACGATGGAGGACATGACTGGCGGCACCTTCACCATCTCGAACGGCGGCGTGTTCGGCGGCCTGATGTCGACCCCGATCATCAACCCGCCCCAGTCGGCCGTGCTCGGCCTCCACCGCATCGAGGACCGGCCGGTGGTGCGGAACGGCGAGATCGTGATCCGTCCGATGATGTATATCGCGATGAGCTATGACCACCGCCTGATCGACGGGCGCGAGGCGGTGACCTTTTTGAAGACGATCAAGGAAGCGATCGAAGACCCGACGCGGCTGCTGATCGATTTATAAAAGGCGTGTGCTCCTGCGAACGCAGGAGCCTAGGGTGGAATGGGCCTTCATCCCGTTCCCGGCTTTGGAGAAGTGAATGAACAAACCCGGATATCTCTAGTTGATGGCTAGTGGCCGCAATGGGACGACATATCTGGGTGTAACGAACGATCTTCTGAAACGGGTTTGGTAGCACCGCAACGAAGTGACCGATAGTTTCAGCAAGAAATATGGCTGTACACGGCTGGTCTGGTACGAGGCGTTCGACGATATCCAGCAAGCGCGATTGCGCGAACTGCAAATGAAAAAGTGGAAGCGGGCATGGAAGATGGAGCTGATCGAGCGTAGCAATCCGCAATGGCGTGATCTGTTCGAAACGCTGGTTTGACCAAGCCCTGGGTTCCTGCGTGCGCAGGAACACAAATGGAGTGAGTTATGTCCGATTACGACTACGACGTCCTTGTCATCGGTGCCGGCCCCGGCGGCTATGTCGCGGCGATCCGCGCGGCGCAACTGGGCCTCAAGACCGCGTGCGCCGAAGGACGCGAAACGCTCGGCGGCACCTGCCTTAACGTCGGCTGCATCCCGTCGAAGGCGATGCTGCACGCGTCGGAATATTTCGAAGCCGCCGCGGGCGGCGCGATGGCGGCGATGGGCATCAAGGTGAAGCCCGAACTCGACCTCGGCACCATGCACGGCCAGCGCAAGGATGCGGTAAAGGGCCTGACCGGCGGCATCGAGTTTTTGTTCAAGAAGAACAAGGTCGACTGGCTGAAGGGCTATGCGCAGTTCATCTCGAAAGACAGCGTCGAGGTTGCGGGCAAGACCTATCGCGCCAAGAATATTATCATCGCCACAGGGTCGTCGGTGACCCCACTTCCGGGCGTCGAGGTCGATAACGACAAGCAGATCATCGTCGATTCGACCGGCGCGCTCGAACTGGCGAAGGTGCCGGGGCATATGGTCGTGATCGGCGGCGGCGTGATCGGGCTCGAACTCGGCAGCGTGTGGCGCCGCCTTGGCGCGAAGGTCACCGTCGTCGAGTATCTCGACCAGATCCTGCCCGGCATGGACGGCGACGTTCGTAAGGAAGCGAACAAGATTTTCAAGAAGCAGGGCATCGAGTTCAGGCTGAAGACCAAGGTCACCGGCGCGGCGATCAAGGGCAAGAAGGCCGTCTTGACGCTCGAACCCGCTGCCGGCGGCGAAGCCGAAACGCTCGAGGCCGATGTCGTGCTGGTATCGATCGGGCGCAAGCCGAACACCGACGGGCTCGCGCTCGACAAGGCAGGGCTGCAAGTCAACCAGCGTGGCCAGATCGAAACCGATCATGATTTCAGCACGCAGGTCCCCGGCATCTGGGCGATCGGCGACGTCATTCCCGGCCCGATGCTCGCGCACAAGGCCGAGGATGAAGGCATCGCCTGTGCCGAAAATATCGCCGGCCAGACGGGCATCGTAAACCACGACGTCATCCCGTCGGTCGTCTACACCTGGCCCGAAATCGCCGGCGTCGGCCTGACCGAAGAGCAGGCGAAGGAAAAGGGTGAGGTCAAGGTCGGCAAATTCCCGATGCTCGCGAACAGCCGCGCCAAGACCAACCACGAGCCCGACGGCTTCGTGAAGGTGATCGCCGATGCCAAGACCGACCGTGTGCTCGGCGTCTGGTGTATCGCGAGCGTGGCCGGGACGATGATCGCGCAGGCGGCGCAGGCCATGGAATTCGGCGCGACGTCGGAGGACATCGCCTATACCTGCCACGCCCATCCGACGCACAGCGAGGCAATCAAGGAAGCCGCGATGGCGGTGACGGGCAAGCCAATCCACGTCTGACGCGATGCCCGCGCCGCGTCATCGCACGATGCCGTGCGCGCCGGTCTGGCTCGCGGCAGCGGCGCTGGTCGCGGCGGTCACGAGCGGGCTTCTCTTCTTCCACGTTGGCGGTGCTCCGGCCGCCTATCTGCCGCTCAATGCCGCGTCGCTGCTTCTGGCGTTGATTGCCATGTTCGCTGTCCCCGCCGGGCGCCTGGGCGGTCAGGGCGCAGCGTGGGTCGTTGCGCTGTCCCTCGCCGGAATGGTGGCGACACTGGTCAGCGGTTTCGATCTCGACGGCGTTCGCCGCTGGCTGCCGCTGGGCCCGGTCCGGCTTCACACTGCGATGCTGCTTTTGCCGGCGATGATCGCCGCTTTGCCGCATCTGGCGGTTCGCTGGCAGCTGGCGGCGGTGGCTGTGGCGGCCACGGTCGCCGTGCTCCAGCCCGACGCCGCTTCCGCACTGGCCCTCGGCATCGGCTTCGTCGCTTCGCACTGGCAGCGCCGGCGCGCGCCGTCGATTGCCGCGGGGCACGCGGTGGTGGCGACCGGCATCATCGCGAGCGCCTTTCGTGCCGATCCTCTGGCGCCCGTTCGCTTTGTCGAAAATGCCGTCGCCGATGGCTGGGCCCTGCATCCGGGCATCGGTATTCTGATCCTTGCGGCGTTGCTTTTCGCGATCGGCGCGCCCGCCCTGATGAGAAGATCGCATCGCGATAGCGCGCTGGGCGTCGCGGGCGTCTGGACCGGCTTCGCGGCGGCGTCGCTGATCGGGCCTTATCCAACCCCGCTCGCGGGTTATGGCGCGGCGGCGATTCTGGGCTATGGTCTGGCGATGGCGGTGCTGCGCGGCTTGCCCGTGCGTGATTGGCCGCACGGTAATGGCACCGGCCGGTCCGGGGAAGATGATTGACGAGCGATACCATCATCCGCCTGCTCGACCTTTCCGGTATCGCGGTCTTCGCGCTGTCGGGCGCGTTGATGGCGGTGCGACTGCGCCAGACGCTGGTGACCGCGAGTTTTTTCGCGCTCGTCACCGGCGTCGGCGGCGGTAGCGTTCGTGACCTTCTCATCGGGGCGCCGGTCTTCTGGGTGCAGGACGGCGCGATCGCGGCGGTGTGCATCGCCATCGCGCTGATCGTGTGGGTAACGCCCGAACGCTGGTGGCCGGGGCAATTGCTCGAATGGGCCGATGCCGTGGGGCTGGCTGCCTATGCCGTTTTCGGGACGGCGAAGGCTTTGGCCTGGGGCGTGCCGCCCTTTCCGGCGCTGATGATGGGGGTAATCACCGGCTGCGTCGGCGGCACGATCCGCGACATCCTTGCCGGCGTGCCGTCGATCATCATGCGCCCCGAAGTGTATGTTACCGCTGCGGCGCTCGCATCGGGCCTGTTCCTGCTCCTGCAATGGCTGGGGACCGGAACGCCGGTAGCCGCCGTCGCGGGAGCGGTCGCCGGCTTTGTCCTGCGCGGCGCCGCGATTCACTGGTCGCTCGCGCTTCCCGCATATCGAGGCCCCAAAAGCTAGGCCGCGCGCCGGGCTTGCCAAATCGCGAATCTGTGGCAGGTTTGGCTTGTGAACATCGGTGTCAGCACCTTCCATCGCGGAGATTCCATGACGACAGAGCAGGCGACGGCCAACGGCATCAGCATCACCTATGAGGACAAGGGGCCCCGCGAGGCGCCGGTGATCCTGCTGGTGATGGGGCTCGGCGGGCAGTTGACCCTGTGGCCGGACGAGTTCGTCGAGGCGCTGAACGCGCATGGCTTCCGCACCATCCGCTACGACAATCGCGATGTCGGCCTGTCGACGCGCTTCGACGCAGCGGGCGTTCCGAACCTCAAATGGATGTTCGTGAAAGCAGCGATCGGCCTGCCGGTGCGTCCCGCATACACGCTCGCCGACATGGCGGCCGACGGCATGGCGCTGCTCGACCATCTCGGCGTCCAGCGTGCGCATGTCGTCGGGGCGTCGATGGGGGGCATGATTTCGCAGCATATCGCCGCGCGCTATCCGGACCGCGTCCTGTCGCTGACCTCGATCATGTCGACCACCGGCAACCGCCGCCTGCCGCGCGCGAACAAGGAGGCGATGCAGGTCCTCGCGAACCGGCCGATGAGCGGCGACAAGGAGGATCTGATCGCCTATTCGGTGCGCGCCGCGCGGGTGATCGGCAGCCCCGGCTATCCGGCGACCGAAGAGCGGCTGCAGCGCCGGGTGCGGAGCGATTTCGAGCGCGGCTGGTACCCGCAGGGCGTCGCGCGGCAGATGGCGGCGATCGTCTCCGACGGCGACCGGCGCGCGATGCTGAAGGATGTCAAGGCACCGACACTGGTCATCCACGGCGAGGCCGACCCGCTGGTGCCGATCGCCGGCGGCCGCGACACGGCGGAGAATATCGCGGGCGCGCGGCTGTTGACGATCCCGGGAATGGGACATGATCTGCCGCTGGCGCTGGTCGATACGCTCGCCGACGCGGTTGCGGAGCACGCGAAGGAAACGGCCAGCGTTGCGGCGTAGAATCTCCCCTCCCGCAGGCGGGGGGGGGGGGGGGCCAGCAGCGTTGCAATCTGCCCACCCCGCTGCGGCTAGCGAACAAGTTCGCAAGCCTCGCTGCCCCTCCCGTTTACGGGAGGAGAAAAGTTAACGGAGCAAGAGCGCCAGCGTTCCCAGCCAGCCCTTCGCTTCGGCCTTTCCAGTCAGCGGGACGGCCGGCAGATAGGCGCGGCAATCGAGGCACGACGCCTGGATCGATCCGGCCTGCGTCAGCAACGACAGGTCTTGCAGCAACCGCCGTTCGGCGAGCTGGCGGTTCATCGCCGCGATGCCGAACCAGCCGCGCGGCGCCGCCGCCGCGGGCTCCTCGACTCCCGCCCAGCTCGCCAGCATTTTCGAGAATTCGCTCGGCTCGTCCTCGAAATATTTGGCGTGATATTCGCCGTCGATCTTGGCGAGCTTCGCCGCCGCGGCCAGCGCATCGGGCAGGCCGCCGAACTGGTCGATCAGGCCGATCTGGCGCGCCGTGCCGCCCGCCCAGACGCGGCCCTCGGCGATCGCCTGGATCTTTTCGAGCGGCTGCTTGCGGCTCTTGGCGACGAGCCCGGTGAAGCGCGCATAGACATCCTCGACGCTGGCCTGCGCCATCGCGTTGAATTCGTCGCTGACGCCGCCGAGAATGTCGGGCTGGCCCGACAGCGGCGTCGTCTGGATGCCGTCGGTGGTAACGCCGACCTTGGCGAGCGTCTGTTCGAAGCTCGGCAGGATGCCGAACACGCCGATCGATCCGGTGATCGTCTCGGGCTCGGCAAAGATGCGGTCGGCGGGGGTCGCGACCCAATAGCCGCCCGAGGCCGCGACATTGGCCATCGATACGACGATCGGCAGCTTTTTCGCCTTTGCGGCGAGCGTCGCCTGGCGGATCTGTTCGGACGCGAGCACCGAGCCGCCCGGCGAATCGACGCGCAAAACGATCGCCTTTACACTGCTGTCGGCGGTTGCATCGAGGATATGCTGCGCGACGGTCTCGCCGCCCGCCGTCCCGTTCGCCGCCTCGCCGTCGACGATTTCGCCGACCACGGGGACGACCGCGATGCGGCTGCCATTTTCCTGCGGCGGATTGGCGGCGACCCAGTTTTCGAGCGGGATCGCGTTGAACGTCCATGGCTGGCTGTCGTCCGGCGCACCGCTGATCTCGGCGACGCGGCTGTCGAAAGCCATGCGACCGCCGACCTTGTCGATCAGCCCGGCGTCGAGTGAGGCCTTGCTGAGATCATTGCCCGCCGCGCGGATCGCGCCGGCAGTGTCGGCGATAAAGGGGTCGATCTTCGCCTTGGGCCGCGCCTTCTTGACGTCGCTCAGCCAGTTTTCCCAGAGGGCGCCGGCATAGGCGAGGTCCGCCTCCTTCGCTTCGGGCGACTGGTCGGCGCGGAGATAGGGTTCGACTGCGCTTTTGAAGGTGCCGACGCGGTAGATGTGCGCGGTGACGCCTAGCCGGTCCATCAGCCCCTTGTAGTAGAGGCGCGATCCGCCGGGGCCGGCGATGGCGACGCCGCCTATGCCGTCGGCCCAGATCTCGCTGGCGTGCGCCGCGACCTGATAGCTGTCGGTCGTATAGGCGGTGGCATAGGCGAGCACCGGCTTGTTCTTCGCGCGCACCTTGTCGATCGCGCTGCCGATTTCGGCGAGCGACACCTGCCCACCGCCGAGGAAACGGTCGAGGTCGAGCACGACCGAGGTCACGCGCTTGTCGTCGGCGGCGGTTTCGAGCGCGTGGACGACGTCGCGGACGCGGATTTCCTTGAGGTCGTTACCGCCCGACAGCGCCGCGAGCGGGTCGATCTCGGCCGGCTGTTCGGTGACGATACCGTCGAGGTCGATGACCAGCGCGCCCTGGCTGACCGGGAGGCCGGCGTTGGGGCGGCCGGCGAGCAGGCCGAACAGCAAGGCGAAGAACATGAGCAGGAACACCAGCGCGAGCCCGTCCTTCAACGCGACGAGCAGGTGCCACACCTTGCGCGGAAAGCTGGTCGTGCCTTTCGGCTTATCCTCGCCCGGCAGCGGTCGGCGGACGGGGATGGCCCAGGGGCCTGCGGGATTAGCGGTATCGGGAGAGCTGTCGGTCATGCGGGTAAATCTAGGGAGGCGGCCCGCCCTTGGCAATGCACGCTTCGACGGGCGGCACACCCGGCTCCATGGGCGTCAGAGCCACCCCTCGCGGCGATACCAGTTCACCGTCGCGGTGAGTGCGTTACCCGTTTCGATTTGGGGCTGCCACAGCTCAGGCGGCGGGCAGGCGCCGGCAGCGACCACCCAGTCGGGATGCGCGATATAGCGGGCGCGGTCGGGGGTCAGCTTGGCGCGGCTGCGGCGAACCAGCGTGTCGAGCTGCCCCCCCGCCTTGAGCAGCAGCGCCGGGGTCGCGAGCGTCGAGACGTGGCGGCGGCCGACGGCGCGGCCGATGGCGCGCGCGAAGCTGCGGTGTGACCAGCCGTTTGCGCGGCCGTCATCGGGTTCGTACGTCTGCCCGATGCTGATATCGCGGTCGGCGGCGAGGGCGACGAGCAGACGTGCGAGCTCATCGACGTAGATCGCCGACAAGCGGCCGGCCGGCACCAGCGCAATCCCGCGCCGCGCCATGCGGAACATATCGAGCATCTCGGTATCGCCGGGGCCGAACACCGCGGGCGGGCGGACGATCGTCCAGTCGAGTCCGCTCGCGCGCACGAGTGTTTCGGCGCGGGCTTTCGACCAGCCGTAATCGGAGATGCCCGGCTCGCGCGCGGCGAGCGAGGAGACATGGATGAAGCGGCTGATCCCCGCGCCGCGCGCCGCGTCGATGACATGGCCGGTCGCTGCGACATTGCCGGCCTCGAACGCCGCGCGCGTCGGGACGCTCACGACGCCGGCAATGTGCATCACCACATCGGCGCCCGCCGCCATTTCCGCGAGGCTGTCCGGCCGGTCGAGCGCGCCGGCGATCCAGGTGACGCCGTCTTGTTCAGGCTGCGGGCGGCGTGTGAGCGCGCGGACGTGCCAGCCTGCCGCGACGGCCTGCCGCAACGTCGCGCCGCCGACGAAGCCGGTCGCACCGGTCATCGCCAGCGTCGGTTTGCTCACAGCAGCACCAGATGGTCGCGGTGCACCATGGCCGCCCGCGGCGCATAGCCGAGCGCGGCTTCCTGCGCATCGCGGCCGAGGCCTAGGATCGCGGCAGCGTCGGTGGCGGGATATTCGGCGAGCCCGCGCGCGACGATGCGTCCGTCGGGGCCCGCGATGTCGAGGATGTCGCCGCGGGCGAAGCTGCCGCTGGCCGCGGTAACGCCTGCTGCGAGCAAGCTTGCGCCGCCGTGCAGCGCCTTCACTGCGCCTGCGTCGATGACGAGCCGCCCCTTGGCGGTCAGCCCGCCGGCGAGCCACGCCTTGCGCGCGCTCGCGCCGCGCTCGGCGGCGAACAGGCTGTGCCGCGCCTCGGCCGACAGCGGCCGGTCGATGCGGCCCGATGCGATCGCGAGGTGCGCGCCGGCGGCATTGGCGATGCGCGCCGCGGCGATCTTCGACACCATGCCGCCCGAGCCCATTCCCGACGCCGAACCGGTGTCGGCCATTGCCTCGATCGCGGCGTCGATGCGGTCGATACGTGCGATGTGAACGGCACCGTCCTGCGCCGGATTGCGGTCGTAGAGGCCGTCGATATCGCTGAGCAGGACGACACCGCCGGCGCCCGCCGCCTGTGCGACGCGCGCGGCGAGGCGGTCGTTGTCGCCGAAGCGGATTTCCTCGGTCGCGACGCTGTCATTCTCGTTGATGATCGGCACCACGCCGAGACCCAGCAGCCGGTCGAGCGTCGCCGAGGCGTTGAGATAGCGGCGGCGATGTTCGAGGTCGTCGAGGGTGACGAGCATCTGCGCCGCGGTCACCCCTTCGGCGCCGAGCACCTCGGCCCAAACCTGCGACAGCGCGATCTGGCCGGTCGCGGCAGCGGCCTGCGCATCCTCGAGGCTGGCGCGGCCGCCCTTGGCAAGACCGAGCCGCCGCGCGCCGAGCGCGATGGCGCCCGACGAGACTACGGCGACCTGTTGGCCGGCGCGGGTGCGTTCGGCAATGTCGGCGGCGATGCCCGCGAGCCAGCCTCGCCGCACCGCGCCGTCGGGATCGACGAGCAGGGCCGATCCGATCTTGACGATCAGGCGGGGGCAAGAGGCGGGCGCGAACAACATGCGCCGCCGATAGCGCGCACCGCGCGCCGCGCCAATGCCTAGCTTAGCGGCTGCCGCCGAAAGTGTAGCTGAGCGCGATCCCCGCCGACGGTTGGCTGCGCGAGCCCGAATGGCGAACGATCGGCGAATCGGCGGCATCGCCGACCAGCCGGTCATAGCGGCCATAGACACCCACCCCCCAGCGCTTGCCGAGCTGGCGGAGATAGCCCGCCGTCACGCCGACCGACTGGATACCGCCGCCGGGATCGAAGGCGGCGAGGCCCGAGGCAGCGGAGGCGGCGGGGGTGACGCCGAAATAGGCGCGGCGGTATTTCGCGTCGCCCAGCGTTACGCGCGGGCCGATCGAAAACAGCCAGTCGTCGCCGTCGCGCGCGATATAGTCGGCGCTGACTTCGCCGACCCAGCCCTTGTGACCGCTCAGACCCTTGCGGCCTTCGATGCGGACGCGAAATTCGGGCGCCAAGGAATATTGCGCAAAGGCGCCGGCCTCGATTGACAAGCCGACCTTGGGCAAGTTCGCCGCGACATCGGCGGCGGTCCGCTTGCCGATGAAACCGAAAGCGGGGCCGAAGGCGAAGTTGCCCGAATGAACGAGCGGCGAACCGAAGCTTTCGTCGGGGGCCTCGAACTCGAAC
The Sphingopyxis macrogoltabida genome window above contains:
- a CDS encoding MipA/OmpV family protein, whose protein sequence is MPAYRLFNRALLSATVLLALALTAHAQQADAPKRTRIILGPQLSPAWPGAKDMTIGPYVDLSRSPEGTPFEFEAPDESFGSPLVHSGNFAFGPAFGFIGKRTAADVAANLPKVGLSIEAGAFAQYSLAPEFRVRIEGRKGLSGHKGWVGEVSADYIARDGDDWLFSIGPRVTLGDAKYRRAYFGVTPAASAASGLAAFDPGGGIQSVGVTAGYLRQLGKRWGVGVYGRYDRLVGDAADSPIVRHSGSRSQPSAGIALSYTFGGSR
- a CDS encoding NAD(P)H-binding protein gives rise to the protein MTGATGFVGGATLRQAVAAGWHVRALTRRPQPEQDGVTWIAGALDRPDSLAEMAAGADVVMHIAGVVSVPTRAAFEAGNVAATGHVIDAARGAGISRFIHVSSLAAREPGISDYGWSKARAETLVRASGLDWTIVRPPAVFGPGDTEMLDMFRMARRGIALVPAGRLSAIYVDELARLLVALAADRDISIGQTYEPDDGRANGWSHRSFARAIGRAVGRRHVSTLATPALLLKAGGQLDTLVRRSRAKLTPDRARYIAHPDWVVAAGACPPPELWQPQIETGNALTATVNWYRREGWL
- the sppA gene encoding signal peptide peptidase SppA, which codes for MTDSSPDTANPAGPWAIPVRRPLPGEDKPKGTTSFPRKVWHLLVALKDGLALVFLLMFFALLFGLLAGRPNAGLPVSQGALVIDLDGIVTEQPAEIDPLAALSGGNDLKEIRVRDVVHALETAADDKRVTSVVLDLDRFLGGGQVSLAEIGSAIDKVRAKNKPVLAYATAYTTDSYQVAAHASEIWADGIGGVAIAGPGGSRLYYKGLMDRLGVTAHIYRVGTFKSAVEPYLRADQSPEAKEADLAYAGALWENWLSDVKKARPKAKIDPFIADTAGAIRAAGNDLSKASLDAGLIDKVGGRMAFDSRVAEISGAPDDSQPWTFNAIPLENWVAANPPQENGSRIAVVPVVGEIVDGEAANGTAGGETVAQHILDATADSSVKAIVLRVDSPGGSVLASEQIRQATLAAKAKKLPIVVSMANVAASGGYWVATPADRIFAEPETITGSIGVFGILPSFEQTLAKVGVTTDGIQTTPLSGQPDILGGVSDEFNAMAQASVEDVYARFTGLVAKSRKQPLEKIQAIAEGRVWAGGTARQIGLIDQFGGLPDALAAAAKLAKIDGEYHAKYFEDEPSEFSKMLASWAGVEEPAAAAPRGWFGIAAMNRQLAERRLLQDLSLLTQAGSIQASCLDCRAYLPAVPLTGKAEAKGWLGTLALLLR
- the proB gene encoding glutamate 5-kinase produces the protein MLFAPASCPRLIVKIGSALLVDPDGAVRRGWLAGIAADIAERTRAGQQVAVVSSGAIALGARRLGLAKGGRASLEDAQAAAATGQIALSQVWAEVLGAEGVTAAQMLVTLDDLEHRRRYLNASATLDRLLGLGVVPIINENDSVATEEIRFGDNDRLAARVAQAAGAGGVVLLSDIDGLYDRNPAQDGAVHIARIDRIDAAIEAMADTGSASGMGSGGMVSKIAAARIANAAGAHLAIASGRIDRPLSAEARHSLFAAERGASARKAWLAGGLTAKGRLVIDAGAVKALHGGASLLAAGVTAASGSFARGDILDIAGPDGRIVARGLAEYPATDAAAILGLGRDAQEAALGYAPRAAMVHRDHLVLL
- a CDS encoding alpha/beta fold hydrolase — translated: MTTEQATANGISITYEDKGPREAPVILLVMGLGGQLTLWPDEFVEALNAHGFRTIRYDNRDVGLSTRFDAAGVPNLKWMFVKAAIGLPVRPAYTLADMAADGMALLDHLGVQRAHVVGASMGGMISQHIAARYPDRVLSLTSIMSTTGNRRLPRANKEAMQVLANRPMSGDKEDLIAYSVRAARVIGSPGYPATEERLQRRVRSDFERGWYPQGVARQMAAIVSDGDRRAMLKDVKAPTLVIHGEADPLVPIAGGRDTAENIAGARLLTIPGMGHDLPLALVDTLADAVAEHAKETASVAA
- the odhB gene encoding 2-oxoglutarate dehydrogenase complex dihydrolipoyllysine-residue succinyltransferase; the protein is MSTEVKVPTLGESVTEATIGEWLKQPGEAVAVDEPIASLETDKVAVEVPSPVAGVMGQQVAAVGDTVNVGAVIATIEAGAGKAAAPAAAPAAAKAEAAAPAPAATAAPAEDGVDTVTTMSPAVRRLVLEHGVDPTKIKGSGKDGRLTKEDVLAAANAAPEAAPAPAATVAAAPAASGAPGRREERVKMTRMRQTIAKRLKSAQDTAAMLTTFNDVDMSAVIATRDKYRESFEKKHGVRLGFMSFFTKAVALAAHDIPAVNARIDGDEIVYHDYLDVSVAVSAPNGLVVPVVRNADSLSFADIEKAIADLGKRAKEGTLTMEDMTGGTFTISNGGVFGGLMSTPIINPPQSAVLGLHRIEDRPVVRNGEIVIRPMMYIAMSYDHRLIDGREAVTFLKTIKEAIEDPTRLLIDL
- a CDS encoding trimeric intracellular cation channel family protein, producing the protein MTSDTIIRLLDLSGIAVFALSGALMAVRLRQTLVTASFFALVTGVGGGSVRDLLIGAPVFWVQDGAIAAVCIAIALIVWVTPERWWPGQLLEWADAVGLAAYAVFGTAKALAWGVPPFPALMMGVITGCVGGTIRDILAGVPSIIMRPEVYVTAAALASGLFLLLQWLGTGTPVAAVAGAVAGFVLRGAAIHWSLALPAYRGPKS
- the lpdA gene encoding dihydrolipoyl dehydrogenase, coding for MSDYDYDVLVIGAGPGGYVAAIRAAQLGLKTACAEGRETLGGTCLNVGCIPSKAMLHASEYFEAAAGGAMAAMGIKVKPELDLGTMHGQRKDAVKGLTGGIEFLFKKNKVDWLKGYAQFISKDSVEVAGKTYRAKNIIIATGSSVTPLPGVEVDNDKQIIVDSTGALELAKVPGHMVVIGGGVIGLELGSVWRRLGAKVTVVEYLDQILPGMDGDVRKEANKIFKKQGIEFRLKTKVTGAAIKGKKAVLTLEPAAGGEAETLEADVVLVSIGRKPNTDGLALDKAGLQVNQRGQIETDHDFSTQVPGIWAIGDVIPGPMLAHKAEDEGIACAENIAGQTGIVNHDVIPSVVYTWPEIAGVGLTEEQAKEKGEVKVGKFPMLANSRAKTNHEPDGFVKVIADAKTDRVLGVWCIASVAGTMIAQAAQAMEFGATSEDIAYTCHAHPTHSEAIKEAAMAVTGKPIHV